actatatatactagctaatttttagtacgttgtacagttcgaccacatatctatagtcagatgaactgaacaaaatagcccctaaatactactactaccacggaggggctttgtgctacttacggcagcctctcctctgccgagcacgctcagtaagaggcagaggaggaggaggaggaggagcctaccgacgagctggagaaatgcaatacggtgcctgccgctgctgcacgttcagtgacgctcgccagctcgaacgcccactgccgctccaaacgatccctctcgaagcggccggactgctcgtagatctcctgattcctcgcctctgcatCTGTGTGTGCTACGGCCACtgctgcggtaaggctctttgcgtgctcgacgaggcgctcctcctcccgcaggaactcgatgtagcgcgcaaggtcgctgacacacgtgcgggcctccaccttcgtctccctccttcgggcggcggtggcggagcgggtgatgatcccagcggtcgacggtgggctggcggccacggcggccgacgatggggtggcggccatgaccaccacctcccgccttcgggccgcggtggcggagcgggtgatgaccacGGTGGCCGTCAGTGGGGTGGCGGcgacgacggccacctcccgccttcgggccgcggcggcggagcgggagatggccctggctttcgatgatgatgtggcggcaacggcggccggcaacagctgccgacaggcagcggtggcggagcgtgtggtgggtgttccgcgcacacccaacagggatgccacgcgcactacactacggcggggactgcgccgccaccgtggtgtagcctcctagctggagctgtcctctgatgacggcggagtggctgagcgacgacaacggaccagtgccattggcgattgtgggagaagcacacgagataagctatagggagggaggggaaatgcgacgcaggactcgccggccgtgagggtatTTATAGCatgccggtaagcattgggatttgggggatttcaccgagttgggcaggaagcttgcgcgggaacctgcgaggttgcgcgggaacaggctcaccgacgattcattggcgccacttcgagccaccgtttggccaaaagaacgcccccgcgcgctgcgcaagcttgcgttgtaagccgtctgtggcagcggggtgacaagacgtgcgagaggaggacgaaaggacacgtacacatacggttaatacaaaaaaagtttgcgatttaattacctactatacccgtCCTGATTTATAAGTacgatttaactaataaaatacaaaTGCAAGTCCTACTACGGCGGTTCACAGCTCCAGTcttgggcctttagcaggcctgCCTCCAAGAGTCGCCGACTTCATACCTCTCCTTCGGCCTCCCTGGACCTTTTTCATGTTAAGCCGCCAATGATgcaacccggcccctcctgggcgggtcacacCTCGAAGCTATATCCTCAACGGGTACAAAGAGAGAACCTCGgttttttttattgcatggagAGAGCCTCAGGCTCACGTGACGCATGTGGACTCTTTGACCGGTCAATAAATAAAATACAAAGCTATACGTTGATCCAGTGACCATACAATCATCATAAGTCGTACATAGTAATCGTATTGACCGTATTCTTGTATTCTTAAGTACAGTGATCAAactgagctatcaagacaagttcgatgaccacTAGTACATTTTACTCTTTTACGGCTGAGTAGAAAGTTTGCACGGCCGAGTTAACTCTCCTATGGAGACCGGCCGATAAGCAGGCATGCAGCAGCGAGAGGGATACACGCGAGAGACATCATGGATAGACTTGACTTACGCCATGCGCGCGCTCATGGAAAACGTCTCGTCGATCGGGCACGGCGGATAGCAGCCGGACCCCGGTAATTGGCGAGGCTGATTGAGCCCCGTCAACCGTCAAGGAATCTATCTTTATCTTCTGCTGCTTCTGCTCTGCCTGCCTCCCTGCCTGCCTTTGCCGTGTCCGTGGCCAGGACAGCGGGCGCTGAAATCTATGGTACACCATGCACTTGATGAGTGGTGGCACTGGCAGTGACCCATTGTATTTTCCCCGCTTTTCGTTCTCCTTTTGGGAAAGATTTTCTGGTCCGGGGTCATGGTGACTGGCTTAGCTGCTTAAGAAAAAGCGCAATTGTACAAATGGGAATGGAATGTGGGAACTTGGTGATGAGGATTGGccttttttttccttctttttttctttttttgttgcTGCGGGTGATGAGGATTGGCCTTCACAAGGCATGCATTTTCCGCCGATTCTTTGTAGTACCACAGAAAAATCTCTTCGTACTACTTAAAGTTGACAAACCCGACGTAAAAAGAGTTCACAAAAACCACACGATTACAAATGGCAAACCCAAAATAGAGAAAGAGGAAGTGGTCGTGAGCAATCCACTGATGCGCAAAAGGCCCTTTTCCATATCCGAGTAGTAGTATCACACTGGGTGCTGCCATAAAACCACATGCTTTATTCGACGTTTGTACGGTGAGCAGTGCCAAATATTTGCCGTAAGATCCTTTTAGGAAAAAGGGTAATCTGAGAGGGGAAACAGAGGCATGCATGCAGCAGCATCGTTCCTTTGCGCTGCGCCATAAAGTGTATTCTTCGCAAAATCGCAAGACACCAAGGGCAGCTTTTTCACCGAGTGCTTTGTAGATATCGGAGGATCGTACGCTCCGGCCCGGCCGCTTTATCAAAAGGAAACGCACAAAAAGGAGCGGCAAATGAGTTCGAGATGGGAGCGGTGTGCGTGGAAATGGCAGCAACGGGGCACCACCATTGGCCCCGCACGCTTGCATCCACTCGGGGAACAGCGCTACAGTGGGCACCCCCCTCAACTCGTCTCAAATCATCAGGCCACCAACAGTGCCATACGTACCCATGGTGGATGGCTGCGTGCGCACACACGTGGGAAGCACTTTTCAACTCTCATCATCGATTGATAATATATGCACTCTGGTGAATGAATatataaatataaatatatattGGACCTCTTATGGTGTGGCTAGTATTTACACAAGGCTTCCAGGAGTTGTGCTTAGTACCAATCTGGGGTAATGATAAGCAAGAAAAGTGAAAAATAAGAAGGCCAATATACATAATCATTCCCTCCTCaatactctctctctctctcgcgcgctcGCTCGCTCGCCCTTTATCAAAACCTCGCCACCGAAAAAGAAGATGGCGTGGAGATGGATCAAACAAGTCAATAGCAACAGCCTAGAGTTATCAAAACCCAGAACCAATCCATGGAGCGACCACACTAGACCTGGCCGCCCCCACGGCCATCGCCGTCGCCATCGTGCTCGTGCGCCTCCTCCTCCACGTCCCCCACTCTGATGAGCGGGGCCCTCTCCGAGACGCACTGCTCCTTTCCTTCCTCCGCCGTACAAACAGCACCGCTGCCgctgaagctgctgctgctgctctcgctgTCTCCATCCACCGCATTCGTGTCGCCATTGCTGCTGCCGATGCTGCTAGAGCTGGTCATGGACATGAGCCCTTCCTCCAGCTTCTGTAGCGCGTCGTCGTTGCCGCTCTCGCTGATCGGCACGTAGCCGTTTTTGTTCTTGTTTCCACCGGCATTGCCAGTAGTTACCGCTGCTTTGGTGCTAGCGGCAGCACTGTCGCTTGATGTGTTGGTGTTGCATTCGGAGTTGTTGGAGCTGGTAGTGGGTTTCGTCAGCTCCTTGGCGCGCGCCACCTCGACGTCCCAGTCAGTGGCGGCCACGGCGCGCGCCATCCACACCGCGCAGGCGGCCTGCGCCGCCAGGAGGCCCAGCCACAGGCCAGCGAAGCCAAGGCGCGCGCCGAAGGCCAGCGCCAACCCCACCGGCATGCCCACGAGGTAGAAGGAGGCCAGGTTAATGCGAGCGCCGCTGGCGGGCCGCGCGCTCCCCCGGAGCACCCCGCACCCGGCGGTCTGCGGGAAATTGCCGAGCTCGCACAGCCCCGCGATTGGGAGCGCCACCGCGGTGAGCCGCAGGATTTCCGAGTCCGACGTGAACATGCGGCCCCAGTGGTTTCGGACGGATACCATGAAGGTGGAAGCTACGGCGCCAATGACGAGGCCGATGAAGAGCGCGGCGCCAGCGGCGCGGCGGGCGCCCGCCGGGCGACCCGCGCCGAGCTGGTGGCTGACGCGCGTGGACGCGCCCTGGCCGAGCGAAGACGGGAACACGTAGACGAGCGACGTGGCCTGGATGAGGATTCCCATGGAGGCCACGGTGGCGCGCGGGTTGGGTAGAAGCCCAGACAGCACGATCATGAGCTCGTACCACCACCACTCGAGGCAGACCGCGGTGGCAGTGGGAACGGCGAGACGGAGCATCGCCCCCCAGCCGCGGAGGCAGTCGGAGGTCGGACCCACCCACGAGTCCTTGTGGGCCCCCGAGATGGCGAGGAAGCATAGAAGCGCCAGGAGCAGGTTGAGGTCGGTGAGCGCAACGGCGAGCGCGACGCCGGCGACGCCCATGCGGAGGCGCACCACGAGGAGGTAGTTGATTGGCCCGTGGAGCAGCACGGAGAAGAGGGAGCACGCGGTGATGGGCAGCGTGAGGTTCTGCGACCGGAGGTACACCCGCAGCGGGTGCAGGACGGCCAGCACCGCCAGGTCGGCCGACGCGTAGGCCGCGAACGTCTGCGCGGCGCTGGCCACGCCCTCGTCCTGGCCGAGCAACTTGAGTATGTGGCCCGTGGAGGTGATCCACAGGAGGGAGATGGGCAGCGCCACCGCGAGGAGCAGCAGCACGGTCCGGTGGAGCGCGAGCGCCAGCAGCTTGCCTCGGCGCGCGCCGAAGGCCTGGCCGCAGATGGGCTCCATGCCGAGCGCCAGCCCGGAGAGCACGGAGTAGCCCGTGATGTTGGCGAAGCCGAGCGCGAGTGAGCCGCCGGCGAGCGCCAGCTCCCCCAGCTGGCCGAGGAAGAGCATGGAGATGAAGCTGCGCGAGTACATGACGAGCCCCGTCACTGCCATGGGCACCGACAGCCGCCCGATCGCCCGCGCCTCGCCGGCCACCTGGTGCCATCCGTACACACGAGCGCACGTAAGATTATTATTAAGTCGATCGGCTCAGAAAAGCAAACTAGCTCGAggagctttccttttcctcccgGCCGGTTGCTGTTACTGGCCAGGCAGTAAATAAACATTAAGCAGCTAGCTAGGCAGTGACCTTTCACGTACTGTAGCTAGCAGCTGAATGTCTACCCTGCTTGTACGTGTGCATGCTAGAATGAAATTTTTACCGGCCGGACGGGCAGCAGGCACATGCAGATGCAGGTAGAGGTAGCTAGAGACTAGAGAATGTGCGCATCTACATGCAGAGCACGCACGCGCGTGTACCTTGGAGAGCGCCAGTGCGCGGGCGCGGTGGTGGCTGTCGTCGTCGTCGTGGTGGTCACCCACGGGGTGGAGCAGGTGGGAGGAATTCTTGAAGCAGGCGAGGGGCGGCGGAAGGTGCGGCGGCGAGGGGGGAGGGCTGGCGCCGGTGTTGCACATGATGGCTCAAGGCCGGCTGGAAAGTGCTCCCCGGCCGGCGGCGCGCGGCGCGCGTCTCCCTCGATCCCTCCTCTATCTGTATCGATCTTTCCACTGTTGGAGGAGATATTAGCCGCTGGCTGCTGTCCAGTGGTGATTGGTGGGCGGTACAAGCTACAAGTACATTTGACTCGTTAGCTTACAAAGCCcagctttctctctctctccgtgGGATTGGTGCTTGTTGGTTCGGCCTTTTGGTCTCCTGGACAGAGGTGAGGCTGGCTGGTGAGTGGCGAGTGATGAGGAGGAGCTCTTTGCTGCTTGCTTCGGGTCGCAATGTGGGAGGGGGGGCTGGGCTGGCCCGTATATATACACGCGCGCGCGGTGGCGGGGGAAGGGAGCGGAAGGCACGTACGTGTCCGAATTCGCGCGCGGGGCCGGGCCGGCCGGAGCGTTTTTCATCATGGAATGAATGAATGGAATATGTACTAGTACTATTTCTTCCGGGCTGGAAGAATTGAGTGAAGTTGGCTCCGCATATATGCGCCTGTCTCAGAATTCCCCTATCCCTTCGGACGTGGAATGGCATAATCTCGCACGCCTCATCTGTCGGAAAATCG
This genomic window from Aegilops tauschii subsp. strangulata cultivar AL8/78 chromosome 4, Aet v6.0, whole genome shotgun sequence contains:
- the LOC109778644 gene encoding protein DETOXIFICATION 48 isoform X1, whose product is MCNTGASPPPSPPHLPPPLACFKNSSHLLHPVGDHHDDDDSHHRARALALSKVAGEARAIGRLSVPMAVTGLVMYSRSFISMLFLGQLGELALAGGSLALGFANITGYSVLSGLALGMEPICGQAFGARRGKLLALALHRTVLLLLAVALPISLLWITSTGHILKLLGQDEGVASAAQTFAAYASADLAVLAVLHPLRVYLRSQNLTLPITACSLFSVLLHGPINYLLVVRLRMGVAGVALAVALTDLNLLLALLCFLAISGAHKDSWVGPTSDCLRGWGAMLRLAVPTATAVCLEWWWYELMIVLSGLLPNPRATVASMGILIQATSLVYVFPSSLGQGASTRVSHQLGAGRPAGARRAAGAALFIGLVIGAVASTFMVSVRNHWGRMFTSDSEILRLTAVALPIAGLCELGNFPQTAGCGVLRGSARPASGARINLASFYLVGMPVGLALAFGARLGFAGLWLGLLAAQAACAVWMARAVAATDWDVEVARAKELTKPTTSSNNSECNTNTSSDSAAASTKAAVTTGNAGGNKNKNGYVPISESGNDDALQKLEEGLMSMTSSSSIGSSNGDTNAVDGDSESSSSSFSGSGAVCTAEEGKEQCVSERAPLIRVGDVEEEAHEHDGDGDGRGGGQV
- the LOC109778644 gene encoding protein DETOXIFICATION 48 isoform X2; its protein translation is MAVTGLVMYSRSFISMLFLGQLGELALAGGSLALGFANITGYSVLSGLALGMEPICGQAFGARRGKLLALALHRTVLLLLAVALPISLLWITSTGHILKLLGQDEGVASAAQTFAAYASADLAVLAVLHPLRVYLRSQNLTLPITACSLFSVLLHGPINYLLVVRLRMGVAGVALAVALTDLNLLLALLCFLAISGAHKDSWVGPTSDCLRGWGAMLRLAVPTATAVCLEWWWYELMIVLSGLLPNPRATVASMGILIQATSLVYVFPSSLGQGASTRVSHQLGAGRPAGARRAAGAALFIGLVIGAVASTFMVSVRNHWGRMFTSDSEILRLTAVALPIAGLCELGNFPQTAGCGVLRGSARPASGARINLASFYLVGMPVGLALAFGARLGFAGLWLGLLAAQAACAVWMARAVAATDWDVEVARAKELTKPTTSSNNSECNTNTSSDSAAASTKAAVTTGNAGGNKNKNGYVPISESGNDDALQKLEEGLMSMTSSSSIGSSNGDTNAVDGDSESSSSSFSGSGAVCTAEEGKEQCVSERAPLIRVGDVEEEAHEHDGDGDGRGGGQV